A window of Coturnix japonica isolate 7356 chromosome 2, Coturnix japonica 2.1, whole genome shotgun sequence contains these coding sequences:
- the SEC22C gene encoding vesicle-trafficking protein SEC22c yields the protein MSGSAMKVSWEKVEEELRLQPPVQLKLEDAELMNGMANGGHAGVHVEVAPAYRMQRVTPLGILSLVLNIMCGALNLIRGVHLAEHSFQEDYEGIGNVVAFFLPFLACLFQCYLYLYYSSTRKAKTFVLFFTVCLCNIYLYGLRNLWQIAFHIGVASLSSYQILTRQLMEKQPDCGV from the exons ATGAGTGGCTCTGCAATGAAGGTCAGCTGGGAgaaggtggaggaggagctgaggTTGCAGCCCCCGGTTCAGCTGAAGCTGGAGGATGCAGAGCTGATGAATGGGATGGCTAATGGTGGGCACGCAGGAGTGCATGTGGAGGTTG ctcctgCTTACAGAATGCAGCGTGTGACCCCCCTGGGCATCCTGTCACTTGTTCTGAACATCATGTGTGGAGCTCTGAATCTCATCCGAGGAGTTCACCTAGCAGAGCATTCCTTTCAG GAGGACTATGAAGGAATTGGAAACGTGGTAGcattttttctaccttttctagCCTGTCTTTTTCAG TGTTATTTGTACCTGTACTACAGCTCGACGAGGAAGGCGAAGACGTTTGTActctttttcactgtttgtttatGCAATATTTACTTGTATGGATTACGGAATCTCTGGCAAATAGCCTTTCACATAGGAGTGGCATCTCTTTCCTCCTACCAGATACTGACAAGGCAACTGATGGAGAAACAACCTGACTGTGGAGTATGA